In Nocardia sp. NBC_01327, the genomic stretch CTCAGCAACCAGGCCGCGCCGGCGGTCGCGTACCGAAAGTCGTTCGGCTCGTGAGCGATTCCGCCCGGATGGGCGTCACTGCTGACGATCAGGATTCGCCCGGCGGTGCCGTTGGCCAGCAGCGCGGTCGCCGCGTGCACGGCATTGAGCACCCCGCACGCGCCATTGCGCAGGTCGAACGAGAAGGTGGAGCGGCCCGATCCGGCCTCGTAGTCGAGGTGCATATCCAGCCCGAGCTGGATGAGCGCGGAGTTGGCGGGTTCGACAACATTGCCGTCGCGGTAGACGCCGACGTTCACCAGCACGTCGATATCGCCGGGTGCGATTCCGGCCCGCTCCAGGCATTCCCGGCCCGCGAGGACGGCATGCTCGATCGATCCCGTGGTCGCGGGGGCGGCACTGATCGCGGATTGTTCGATGATTACGGACATATTCATCCCACCAGAGAATCGATAGTGGCGGACATGACACCGAAGATCATTCCGGAGGCGGTCGGCACCAGGCAGACTTTGGAACCCTTCGGAATCTCGCCGCGCGAAATATAGTCGTACAGCGCGAGGAAATGCGTGCTCGCACCGGTATTCGCGTATTTGTGCACGGTCGCGAGCCGCGGCGGCATTTCCGCTTCGTGGATCTTACTCCCGGATTCGGCGAGTTTCTCGGTGAAGGCCACACCGAGCTGATGGAAGACGATGAAATCGAACTTCTCGTCGGCGAATGTGCTGCCGCGCTTGACGAGCCGATCACGGTGCAGTTTCGCCCAGGTTTCACGGCGCGGCGCGGCCTGCATGGTCATATTGTCGGTCAGCATGATCATGTTCTCGGAGGCGTCGCTGGGTTTGGCGATGCACAGCGGCGAGAATTCGGCGCTGGTGATCATGTCCACGTAGTGGATTCGATCGTGCTCGTCCTCGGCGCGGTCCACGATCACCGCGACGGCCGCGTCGGCCAGGGTGAGCGCCGGGAACTGCAGATCGCGGATGCCCTTCGCCTCGGCGAGCGCACCCTCGGTGACCGGGGAGATGATCTCCGCCGTCACCACCATGCCGGTGCGCACCAGTCCGGCGCGAATCATGTTTTCCAGCAGGTAGATCGCCGTCATGGTGCCGCCGCAGGCATTGACCACGTCGTAGCCCATGGCATTGTCGGCCCCGATCCGGCGGGCGATCTCGTGCGCGGCGGCGGGTTCGAACACCATGTGGAACCCGTCGTGCACCGTGGTGCCGGCGCTGATGATCACATCCAGATCGGCGGCCTCGTACCGCGAGCGCGCCAGACAGTCCTGTGCCGCGAGCGCGCCGAGCGAGAGGCTGTCCTCGCCGGCCGAGCGATCGACCATGCGGCGGGTCCGAATTCCGGTGATCCGTTCGACGTCGAATTGACCGCCGCTCGACATTCGAGTCAGTAGTTCATCCGTGGTGTATTCGCGCTGGGGCAGAGCGGCTCCCAGCGCACCGAGGCGTGCGGCACTCATCGTGACTCCCGATGGCTATCGGATGGAGGGAACCGGCGACTGGGCGGTCCCGCTGAATCGAACGAGGCAAACATTGGCTCTGTTCGGATTCCACGGACCGTATGAGCACGATCTTACGGTGTCAAGACAATTCGCACCCGAGAGCGACAGAGGTCACCCGAAGGCGCAGTCATATCCGATGCCACTGCTCCCGAGATACCAATCGGCACAGCGCTTTTTGGTTCCGGAGACAAGTGTGATCGCCCGGTTGCGACAGTGCGGAAGTCCTGGTTACGCTGACCGAAACCGGCACCCCCGCAATCGATTCGCTGGCGTTCTCTCGAAACTCGGGCCCTCGCCCGCAATTACCCGATTCCGCGCGCCGTCGCGCGATCCGGCCGCCAGATTTGGAGCATTTCGCGATGACATCCACCGCCACCCGCACGCCGACCGCGAGCCGCGTACCGCCCACCGCCCCCGGCGCCCTCCCCCTGCTCGGCCACTGGCCGCGTTTCGGCCGCCGTCCCTACCGCTTCATGTCCACGCTGCCGGAGGTGGGACAGGTTGTGCGCGTGCGCATTCCGGGTTACGACACGTATGTCGTCACCGATCCCGAGCTGGCCCGCGAGGCGTTCGTGACGCTCTCCGACCAGGGGCACATGATCGAACGCGCCGAGGCGCTGCTGGGCGAGGGCGTCACCGTCCTGCAGGGCCGGCGGCACAAGCGCGAACGCCGCATGATCGCACCGGCTTTCGCCAAGGCGCGGATCGCCCGGTACGCAACGGTCATGACGCGTCTCGGGGCCGAACGCGCCGCATCCTGGCACGCGGGTGAGACCCTCGCCGTCAACGAGCAGATGCACGATCTCGCACTGCGGACCGTCGCGGCGGCCCTGTTCACCGGTGAAATCGGTTCCGAGACAGCCGAAGACATCCACCGACTGCTACCCCCGGTCATGACCCTGCTCTCGCGCCGGGTCACCCGCCCAGCCTGGATCGACCGAATGCCACTGCCCGGCAACCGCCGCTTCGACCGGCTGGTCCTCGAGATGAAGGCCGCCACCGGCGGCATCATCGCCGCCTACCGCGCCGAACTGGCCGCCGATCCCGACCTCGATCACGGCGACCTCCTCGGCACCCTGCTCAAGGCCCGCGACGAAGCCGGAGACGCCCTCACCGACTCGCAAGTGCACGACGAACTCATCAACTTCCTCGTCGGCGGCACCGAGGCCATCGGCGCCACCCTGGCCTGGGTCTTCTACGAACTCGGCCAGAATCCCGAGGTCGAGGCAGCCCTGCACGCCGAAGTAGACGCCCTCCTGCGAGTGAGAGGCGAGATCCCCTCGCACGCACCAGAAGACACCGGGTTGCCTGGACGCGGGAATACCACGCCGGCCGGCCACGGAGACACCACGCCATCCGCGCAAGGGGACACTGCGCCCGCCAGGTACGGAGACACCGCGGTGCCCATGCAGGGAGACACCACGCCGCGCACTCGCACTGCGGGAGAAGGCACGCCCACGAACGTTCGGCCTGCCGAATTCGGCGATCTGGGGGCGCTGGATGTGACCAAGCGCATTGTGCTCGAGACGCTGCGCAAGTATTCGCCGTGGCTGACCGTGCGGCACGTGCCCACCGCCTACACCCTGGGCGGTGTCGAGATCCCCGGCGGCAGCATGCTTTTCGTCTGCCCGGTGGCCATGCACCGCGATCCCGCGCTGTACCCCGATCCCGAGCGTTTCGATCCGGACCGGTGGCTGCCGGAGTCGATGGCGTCTATGACGAAGGGCGCGCACATTCCCTTCGGCATGGGCGCCCGGCAGTGTCCCGGAAATGTGTTCTCGCTCACCGAGATCGCGCTGCAGGTGGCCACGATCAGCGCGCGCTGGCGACTGCGGCCGGTGCCGGGTGTCGCGGTGCGGGAGACCGTGATCGGTGCGCTGGTGCATCCGAAGCGGCTGCCCATGCGGGTGGAGGCGCGCTGACCGTGGTCGCCTTCGCACTACGCCGGTACCGGGCGGTCCTGATCGTCGCGGCCGTCCTCGCGGTGCTCGCCGGACTGGCGGGCACCACACTGTTCGACAAACTCCAGGGCGGCGGATACTTCGACCCGAGTTCGCAGTCCACCGCCGCCGCCGACGCGCTGCGCGATCACTTCGGACAGGGCACGCCGAATCTGGTGCTGCTCGTGGACACCGGAAAACTCGTCGACGATCCCGAATCCGTGCGTGCCGCAGCGGCACTCGTGCAGCGCCTGCAGGCCGAAGCGGACGTGACCGGAGTGATGTCCTACTGGACGTCGGGACACCTGCCCGCACTGCGCGACAAGAGCGGACGGCAGGGCCTCGTCGTCGCCACGATTCTTGGCGACGAAATGGGCATCGACCACCGGATCGCCGAGCTCGCACCGCAATTCGCCGGGACACACGACGGCATCGAGGTCCGAGTCGGCGGCTACGCCATGATGATGCACGAGACCGTGCAGCAGGGGCAGCGCGATGTGGTCGCGGGCGAGGCGGTGGCCTTTCCACTGACCCTCATCGCACTGCTGGTCGTATTCGGCACGGTGGTGGGCGCGGCACTGCCCCTCATCACCGGCACCGTGACGACCATGCTCACCGTGGGCGTGCTGTGGCTGCTGGCCGAGTTCACCGAATTATCCTCCACGGCAACCAATGTCGCCTCGCTGCTCGGCCTAGGTCTGGCGATCGACTACAGCCTGCTCATCGTCAGCAGATATCGCGAGGAGCTGGGCACCGCACCCGATCCGCGCACGGCCCTGATCGCGACCATGACCTCGGCGGGCCGCACCGTAGCCTTCTCGGCACTGACGGTCGCCGTCGCACTGTCCTCCATGCTCATGTTCCCGCTGCTGGCGGTGCGATCGATCGGGTACGCCGGAATCGCCGTGGCGCTGACCGCCGCCGTGGTCTCACTGACCGTGCTCCCTGCCATCCTGCTGGTCGCCGGCGATCGGATCGACCGCTTCCGTGTCTTCCGGAAGCGGCAGTCCGCCACTACCTCCCGCGAACTCGACGAGGGTTTCTGGCACCGCCTCGCCACCATGGTCATGCGGCGGCCGATTCCGGTCGCCACCGTCACGGTCCTGCTGCTGCTCGCACTCGGACTGCCCTTCCTGCGCTTCCACCCCGGCTTCCCCGACTACCGCTCCATGCCCGGCGGCTCATCCTCGCGACAGGTCGCCGAGACGGTGCAGCGCGACTTCGACGCCGCCGAACTCTCGGGACTGTTCGTCGTACTCCCGGACAGCAAAACCGGGCTCACCGACTACGCGACCGCGCTGTCGCTGCTCGACGACGTCGCGCGCGTCGACACCGCGACCGGCAGCTACACGCGGGGCGCGCTGGTCATACCTCCCACCGCCGAACATCACCGATTCGAAACCGACACTGCTGCTTATCTTTCGGTGATACCCACCGCCGCCGATCCGGGAACCGTGGACGCCGTCATCCGCGCCGTCCGCGCCACCCCGTCGCCATCGCGGGCCCTGGTGGGCGGCGTGGACGCGGCCAATCTGGACGCCATCCACGCCCTCACCACCCGGGTGCCGCTCGCCCTCGCCTACGTCCTGATCGCCATGGCGGTGCTGCTGTTCCTGCTGACCGGCAGCGTTCTTGTCCCGGTGCTGGCGCTGATCCTGAGTGCGCTGAGCCTGACCGCCACCTTCGGCGCACTCGTCTGGATCTTCCAGGAGGGCAGGCTGTCCGGGCTGCTCGGCTTCACCGTCACCGGCGATCTGTCGGCCGTGGTGCCGGTCATGCTCTTCGCCGTCGCCTTCGGGCTGGCCATGGACTATCAGGTCTTCCTGCTGGCCCGCATTCGCGAGGAGTACGAGAACACCGGCGACGCAACGGCATCGGTGGCGATCGGGCTGGAGCGCATCGGCCGCATCGTGACGGCCGCCGCCATCCTCATCTCCATCGTGTTCCTGGGCTTCCTGGCCTCCGACATCACCTTCATGAAGGCCTTCGGCATCGGGCTGCCGCTGGCGGTGCTGGCCGACGCCACCCTGGTGCGCGGCTTCCTGCTCCCGGCGGCGCTGCGACTGGGCGGGCGCTGGACCTGGTGGGCTCCGCGGCCGCTGCGCCGCCTGCACGATCGCTTCGGTCTCCGCGAAAGCAGCGCGCCGCCCGCCGAAGTCGCGGTGGTGTCCTGAAATGCCCGGGCCGTCAACACTTTCCGTCCACGAACCGAGGTGCCCGCATGTCTGACTCCCAGTCCGGTCCCGACCGCTACGACGTCGCCATTATCGGCACCGGATTCAGCGGTCTGGCAGTGGCGATCAATCTCCGCCGCCTCGGCATGGACAACTTCGTCCTGCTGGAGCGGGCCGACGCCGTGGGTGGCACCTGGCGGGACAATGTGTATCCCGGCTGCGCGGTCGACGTGCCGTCCGTGCTGTATTCGTATTCCTTCGCGCCGAATCCGGACTGGACGCGCCTGTACGCCACCCAGCCCGAACTGCGCGCCTACACCGAATCGGTGGTCGACCGGTTCGACCTGCGACAGCGGATTCAGCTGAAAAGTGAAGTGGCCGAGGCGGATTTCGACGAGGACGCCGCGGAGTGGGTGATCCGGCTGACCGACGATCGGATCGTGCGCGCCCGGGCCGTTGTCATGGGCTATTTCTCGCTGCACGCCGCGGCCATCCCCGATATCCCCGGACGGTCCGGCTTCACCGGCCCGCAAATGCATTCCAGCACCTGGGATCCCGGCTTCGACCCCGCCGGCAAACGCATTGCCGTGGTGGGCGCGGGCGCCAGCGCCGTGCAGATCGTGCCCGCCCTGGCGCGCACCGCCGGCCGGGTCATCTCCTTCCAGCGCACCGCCGCGTGGGTGCTCCCGCGCGGCGACCGTGCCATTCCCCCGGCTGTGCGGACCCTGCTGCGCCGAATCCCGCCCCTGCGACTCGCCGCCCGCGCCTTCGTCTTCAGCTTCCTCGAGGCACTGCACTTCGCGGAATTCCATCCCCGGCTGGTGCGGCTCTACGCGCGAGTCTGCCTGGCCGCCTTGAATCGCCA encodes the following:
- a CDS encoding 3-oxoacyl-ACP synthase III family protein, whose amino-acid sequence is MSAARLGALGAALPQREYTTDELLTRMSSGGQFDVERITGIRTRRMVDRSAGEDSLSLGALAAQDCLARSRYEAADLDVIISAGTTVHDGFHMVFEPAAAHEIARRIGADNAMGYDVVNACGGTMTAIYLLENMIRAGLVRTGMVVTAEIISPVTEGALAEAKGIRDLQFPALTLADAAVAVIVDRAEDEHDRIHYVDMITSAEFSPLCIAKPSDASENMIMLTDNMTMQAAPRRETWAKLHRDRLVKRGSTFADEKFDFIVFHQLGVAFTEKLAESGSKIHEAEMPPRLATVHKYANTGASTHFLALYDYISRGEIPKGSKVCLVPTASGMIFGVMSATIDSLVG
- a CDS encoding MMPL family transporter, whose translation is MVAFALRRYRAVLIVAAVLAVLAGLAGTTLFDKLQGGGYFDPSSQSTAAADALRDHFGQGTPNLVLLVDTGKLVDDPESVRAAAALVQRLQAEADVTGVMSYWTSGHLPALRDKSGRQGLVVATILGDEMGIDHRIAELAPQFAGTHDGIEVRVGGYAMMMHETVQQGQRDVVAGEAVAFPLTLIALLVVFGTVVGAALPLITGTVTTMLTVGVLWLLAEFTELSSTATNVASLLGLGLAIDYSLLIVSRYREELGTAPDPRTALIATMTSAGRTVAFSALTVAVALSSMLMFPLLAVRSIGYAGIAVALTAAVVSLTVLPAILLVAGDRIDRFRVFRKRQSATTSRELDEGFWHRLATMVMRRPIPVATVTVLLLLALGLPFLRFHPGFPDYRSMPGGSSSRQVAETVQRDFDAAELSGLFVVLPDSKTGLTDYATALSLLDDVARVDTATGSYTRGALVIPPTAEHHRFETDTAAYLSVIPTAADPGTVDAVIRAVRATPSPSRALVGGVDAANLDAIHALTTRVPLALAYVLIAMAVLLFLLTGSVLVPVLALILSALSLTATFGALVWIFQEGRLSGLLGFTVTGDLSAVVPVMLFAVAFGLAMDYQVFLLARIREEYENTGDATASVAIGLERIGRIVTAAAILISIVFLGFLASDITFMKAFGIGLPLAVLADATLVRGFLLPAALRLGGRWTWWAPRPLRRLHDRFGLRESSAPPAEVAVVS
- a CDS encoding flavin-containing monooxygenase, which translates into the protein MSDSQSGPDRYDVAIIGTGFSGLAVAINLRRLGMDNFVLLERADAVGGTWRDNVYPGCAVDVPSVLYSYSFAPNPDWTRLYATQPELRAYTESVVDRFDLRQRIQLKSEVAEADFDEDAAEWVIRLTDDRIVRARAVVMGYFSLHAAAIPDIPGRSGFTGPQMHSSTWDPGFDPAGKRIAVVGAGASAVQIVPALARTAGRVISFQRTAAWVLPRGDRAIPPAVRTLLRRIPPLRLAARAFVFSFLEALHFAEFHPRLVRLYARVCLAALNRQVPDPEVRRKLVPDYSFGCKRPMVSDEYYAAFARPEVGLSTEKIVEITPTGLRTADGLHHEVDAIVWATGFHVQDSIAHFPDFRTETTSTRKKFTQDGFTAYRGIAFAGLPNLFAVTGPNTALPHTSQFLAIEPTAGLIARTIADMHHRAVTRYTPTAAAEQAWVARARRLLSTRIWSTGNCTSYFVDQTGTNTLTYPGGTWTLRRDRRQLRLEDWQQAGGR
- a CDS encoding cytochrome P450, whose amino-acid sequence is MTSTATRTPTASRVPPTAPGALPLLGHWPRFGRRPYRFMSTLPEVGQVVRVRIPGYDTYVVTDPELAREAFVTLSDQGHMIERAEALLGEGVTVLQGRRHKRERRMIAPAFAKARIARYATVMTRLGAERAASWHAGETLAVNEQMHDLALRTVAAALFTGEIGSETAEDIHRLLPPVMTLLSRRVTRPAWIDRMPLPGNRRFDRLVLEMKAATGGIIAAYRAELAADPDLDHGDLLGTLLKARDEAGDALTDSQVHDELINFLVGGTEAIGATLAWVFYELGQNPEVEAALHAEVDALLRVRGEIPSHAPEDTGLPGRGNTTPAGHGDTTPSAQGDTAPARYGDTAVPMQGDTTPRTRTAGEGTPTNVRPAEFGDLGALDVTKRIVLETLRKYSPWLTVRHVPTAYTLGGVEIPGGSMLFVCPVAMHRDPALYPDPERFDPDRWLPESMASMTKGAHIPFGMGARQCPGNVFSLTEIALQVATISARWRLRPVPGVAVRETVIGALVHPKRLPMRVEAR